The following are from one region of the Salicibibacter kimchii genome:
- a CDS encoding NAD(P)-dependent oxidoreductase, translating to MKKIGFIGLGNMGMPMSENLVDAGYDVYGVDVNHEAETRFEKAGGQIGRSMDDLAKFCDAIITSLPSVEAYESVYLGEDGLIRNSHKDILLLDTSTVAPESNKKVAEVAKEQAIRFLQTPVSGGVVGAVNRTLTFMAGGPKEIFDEASALMHELGEDIFHIDERIESGTLTKLINNLFIGFYTAGVSEALTLAKKQNMDLDALFDVLSVSYGQSRIYERNYKTFIANDDYDPGFTLKLLRKDLNFVKETMTREDLHLPVTDVLLQVYEEAEEAGLGANDMAVLYEHVGKQDISFEAKKERIK from the coding sequence ATGAAAAAGATTGGTTTTATCGGGCTTGGAAATATGGGGATGCCGATGTCGGAAAACCTGGTAGATGCCGGATACGACGTGTACGGGGTCGACGTGAACCATGAAGCGGAAACGCGTTTTGAAAAAGCCGGCGGCCAAATCGGACGCTCCATGGATGACTTGGCAAAATTCTGTGATGCGATTATCACAAGTTTGCCTTCAGTGGAAGCCTATGAATCTGTGTATCTCGGCGAAGACGGATTAATTCGGAACAGTCACAAGGACATCCTTCTTCTGGATACAAGTACCGTGGCTCCGGAGAGTAATAAAAAAGTGGCCGAGGTAGCAAAAGAACAGGCGATACGATTTTTGCAGACGCCGGTGAGCGGGGGTGTCGTAGGGGCTGTGAATCGGACGTTGACGTTTATGGCGGGCGGACCAAAGGAAATCTTTGACGAGGCTTCTGCCCTCATGCATGAGCTTGGCGAGGATATCTTTCACATTGACGAACGAATTGAAAGCGGGACGCTGACTAAACTGATCAACAATCTGTTCATTGGTTTTTACACAGCAGGGGTCAGTGAAGCGCTCACCCTTGCCAAAAAACAAAACATGGATTTGGATGCGCTTTTTGACGTGTTAAGTGTCAGTTACGGCCAGAGCCGAATCTATGAACGGAACTACAAAACATTCATCGCCAACGATGATTATGATCCCGGCTTTACATTAAAACTATTGCGTAAAGATTTAAATTTTGTAAAAGAAACAATGACGCGGGAAGACCTGCACTTGCCGGTGACAGATGTATTATTGCAAGTGTACGAAGAAGCAGAAGAAGCAGGGCTGGGAGCGAATGATATGGCTGTGCTTTATGAGCATGTTGGCAAACAAGATATCTCATTTGAAGCGAAAAAGGAGCGGATAAAATGA
- a CDS encoding sulfite exporter TauE/SafE family protein, with protein sequence MVWELLFVVFIVLVGAFVQGASGFGLGLVVMGFLPFILSVKESTLLVLSFLAATALTILVKNYRSIKLKGLIIFVVASFAGRIASFFVLTTYGEMDVLKTWLGVFLIGLVVYLYFSNKKNVSLKKINPFVPLSLGLLNGFFGGLFAVGGTFLVVYCLYLYKEDKHRYTANVQVVTLMTSSFSLLLHGVNGDFDLSFLLYFAVGLVSVIIGAILGLRWFEKLPTSMIRTIAMMLVLVAALNLILFS encoded by the coding sequence ATGGTTTGGGAGTTATTGTTCGTTGTCTTCATTGTTTTGGTTGGCGCATTTGTGCAGGGTGCGAGCGGCTTTGGCCTCGGGCTAGTCGTGATGGGGTTCCTCCCCTTTATTTTAAGCGTAAAAGAGAGCACATTACTCGTCTTATCATTTTTGGCCGCGACGGCATTGACAATTCTTGTAAAAAATTACCGGTCGATTAAATTAAAAGGATTAATCATTTTTGTTGTGGCTTCTTTCGCAGGAAGAATCGCTTCGTTTTTTGTATTAACGACTTACGGGGAAATGGACGTGCTGAAAACGTGGCTCGGTGTTTTTCTCATCGGCCTTGTTGTTTATTTATATTTTAGCAATAAAAAAAACGTCAGCCTAAAAAAAATCAATCCATTTGTGCCGCTCAGTCTTGGTCTTCTCAACGGTTTTTTCGGAGGGCTTTTCGCGGTCGGAGGCACGTTTCTCGTCGTCTATTGTTTATACTTGTATAAAGAAGATAAACATCGGTATACGGCGAATGTCCAAGTTGTTACCTTGATGACGAGCTCATTTTCGTTGCTTCTTCATGGCGTGAACGGGGATTTTGATCTGTCGTTTCTGCTTTATTTTGCTGTCGGCCTCGTGAGTGTGATCATAGGGGCGATATTGGGGTTACGATGGTTTGAAAAATTACCTACATCTATGATTCGAACGATCGCGATGATGCTTGTGTTGGTTGCGGCACTTAATTTAATCCTGTTTTCATAG
- a CDS encoding nucleotidyltransferase family protein: protein MKLHSASDIIQAIEADPWMMKILEAVRDLYLPDGWICAGFVRSKIWDTLHDFRKRTPLPDVDVIYFDEVNVDENEEKKREEQLRSMLPLVPCSVKNQARMHVANGVPPYASSVDAISKFPETATALGVKLGADGRVILAAPCGLDDVLQGVVRPTPFFRESEARLAVYKERILKKDWATTWDKLDIWVDIEKDSTSFLTP, encoded by the coding sequence TTGAAGCTTCATAGCGCGTCGGACATCATTCAAGCGATTGAAGCCGACCCGTGGATGATGAAGATTTTAGAGGCGGTAAGGGATTTGTATTTGCCTGATGGTTGGATCTGCGCCGGCTTTGTGCGTTCGAAAATATGGGATACATTGCACGATTTTCGCAAACGGACGCCATTGCCGGACGTGGATGTCATCTATTTTGACGAGGTGAACGTGGACGAAAACGAAGAAAAAAAGCGGGAGGAGCAACTGAGAAGCATGCTTCCTCTCGTCCCTTGCTCCGTGAAAAACCAAGCGAGAATGCATGTAGCGAACGGCGTCCCGCCTTACGCCTCCTCCGTTGACGCCATCTCCAAATTTCCGGAAACAGCAACCGCCCTCGGCGTGAAACTGGGGGCTGATGGTCGTGTGATTCTAGCTGCTCCATGCGGTTTGGATGATGTGCTGCAAGGGGTAGTTCGCCCCACGCCTTTTTTCAGAGAATCAGAAGCGCGACTCGCTGTGTATAAGGAAAGGATTTTAAAAAAAGACTGGGCGACTACTTGGGATAAGTTGGATATATGGGTGGATATTGAGAAGGATTCGACTAGCTTTTTGACACCCTAA
- a CDS encoding NAD(P)-dependent oxidoreductase, whose translation MSQTVGFIGIGVMGKSMAKHILDAGYPVLVYTRTKAKADDLVASGANWKDSVQALASEADIVITMIGYPKDVEDVYFSENGLLAHMKKGATLIDMTTSKPSLAKKIAEAAKEKAGAALDAPVSGGDVGARNGKLVIMIGGDKNAYDQCLPLFETMGENIQHLGPAGSGQHTKMCNQIAVAASMVGAAEAMGYAKHAGLDQEKVLKSISTGAGGSWTLQNLAPRMLNDDFAPGFYVKHFIKDMEIAIEESEQMKEGLPGVELVKSLYDKLVKQGEENSGTQSIYKLW comes from the coding sequence ATGAGTCAAACGGTAGGATTTATTGGCATTGGTGTGATGGGGAAGAGTATGGCTAAACATATTTTAGACGCAGGCTACCCGGTGCTCGTTTACACACGAACGAAAGCGAAAGCCGATGATCTTGTCGCAAGCGGTGCCAATTGGAAAGATTCCGTGCAAGCACTCGCGTCCGAGGCCGATATTGTTATTACGATGATCGGCTATCCGAAAGACGTGGAAGATGTTTACTTTTCAGAAAACGGTTTGCTCGCGCATATGAAAAAAGGCGCCACGTTGATCGATATGACAACGTCAAAACCGTCGTTAGCGAAAAAAATCGCGGAAGCAGCAAAAGAAAAAGCTGGCGCGGCATTGGACGCCCCCGTTTCCGGCGGCGACGTGGGCGCGCGCAACGGGAAGCTTGTGATCATGATCGGCGGCGATAAGAATGCCTACGATCAATGCCTCCCCTTATTCGAAACGATGGGAGAAAACATCCAACACTTAGGACCGGCCGGCAGCGGGCAACATACAAAAATGTGTAACCAAATTGCCGTGGCGGCCAGCATGGTCGGGGCAGCCGAAGCGATGGGTTATGCAAAACATGCCGGCCTTGACCAGGAAAAAGTGTTAAAGAGCATTTCAACAGGCGCCGGCGGCAGTTGGACGTTGCAAAATTTGGCCCCGCGCATGTTGAACGATGACTTCGCTCCCGGTTTTTACGTCAAACATTTTATCAAGGATATGGAGATCGCCATTGAAGAGTCCGAGCAAATGAAGGAAGGTTTGCCCGGCGTCGAATTGGTCAAATCTTTGTATGACAAGCTCGTCAAGCAAGGGGAAGAAAACAGTGGCACGCAGTCGATCTATAAACTCTGGTAA
- a CDS encoding acyl-CoA dehydrogenase family protein produces MMSTRLSGTPWWDDLLDHPDIFTPEDLTEDEIMIAKTTEKFVEQQILPNVESLEQHDYQMERETFAAAGELGLLAIEIPEAYGGLELGKHVAGLVAENIGNGGGSFSVAYNIHAGVGTSPYINYGNEEQKQKYLSQLGSGAWVGAYALTEPSAGSDALKGKAKAIWNEEKNAWILKGEKQWITNANLAQVYVVFANTEAGITAFIVEREMDGLSVGPEEKKMGIKGTSTATLILDELAVPQENVLGEIGKGHKIAMNTLNLARLKLSFANLGTAKRALELTVKYGKERKQFQQHLVDFPMIKEKIANMNIAIFGVESLVYQTAARIDDALEKNSEQHSSKVVGQFIAECATGKIQGSEVLAAVADEAVQIHGGYGFMQEYEVERIYRDARISRLFEGTNEINRLAVAKALFSQFRDQPSEKQNGNNRNAMFILEAERHFAEILKALAAMPREDVLEAQEFSRLVANIYKEISIMRAVYLRAEKAGSGASLKQLMTDVICEEGYDNVERDLIRLWSAVDDGAEGNEMIERIRARAHVPAVENLLKKKRDISEYVVNAEKYQT; encoded by the coding sequence ATGATGAGCACACGGTTATCAGGAACACCTTGGTGGGACGATCTTTTGGATCATCCCGACATTTTCACGCCGGAAGATTTGACCGAGGATGAGATCATGATTGCGAAAACGACGGAAAAATTCGTTGAGCAGCAGATTCTTCCGAATGTGGAAAGCCTGGAACAACATGATTACCAAATGGAACGAGAAACATTTGCGGCAGCGGGTGAGCTCGGGCTTTTAGCGATTGAAATCCCGGAAGCCTACGGTGGGCTCGAACTTGGCAAACACGTCGCCGGGCTGGTTGCCGAAAATATCGGGAACGGCGGCGGTTCGTTCAGTGTCGCCTATAACATTCACGCAGGTGTTGGCACTTCTCCTTACATTAACTACGGGAACGAAGAGCAAAAGCAAAAGTATCTCTCACAGCTGGGAAGCGGAGCGTGGGTTGGTGCCTATGCCTTAACAGAACCGTCCGCTGGCTCTGACGCTCTTAAAGGAAAAGCGAAAGCAATATGGAATGAAGAAAAAAACGCTTGGATTCTTAAAGGTGAAAAGCAATGGATTACGAACGCAAATCTTGCTCAGGTCTATGTCGTTTTTGCCAACACGGAGGCCGGAATAACCGCGTTTATCGTGGAAAGGGAGATGGACGGACTCTCCGTCGGACCCGAAGAGAAGAAGATGGGCATTAAGGGGACATCGACGGCTACCCTTATCCTCGATGAGTTAGCAGTTCCGCAAGAAAATGTGCTCGGAGAAATTGGCAAAGGGCACAAAATTGCCATGAACACCCTCAATTTGGCACGTTTGAAACTGTCCTTTGCAAACCTTGGCACAGCCAAACGGGCGTTAGAGCTGACTGTTAAATACGGAAAAGAACGAAAACAATTTCAGCAACACCTCGTTGATTTTCCAATGATAAAGGAAAAAATTGCGAATATGAACATTGCGATTTTCGGCGTTGAGAGCTTGGTGTATCAAACAGCGGCACGCATTGACGATGCGTTGGAGAAAAACAGTGAGCAACATTCGTCAAAAGTCGTCGGCCAATTTATCGCCGAATGCGCCACCGGCAAAATCCAAGGTTCGGAAGTGCTTGCGGCGGTTGCCGATGAAGCGGTCCAAATCCATGGCGGTTACGGATTTATGCAGGAATACGAAGTCGAACGTATTTACCGGGACGCCAGGATTAGCCGTCTTTTTGAAGGGACGAATGAGATTAATCGGTTGGCGGTGGCGAAGGCTTTGTTTTCCCAATTCCGGGACCAACCGTCTGAAAAACAAAACGGGAATAACCGGAATGCTATGTTTATTTTGGAAGCCGAGCGGCATTTTGCGGAAATTTTGAAGGCACTCGCAGCCATGCCACGTGAAGATGTATTGGAAGCCCAGGAATTCTCACGTCTCGTCGCCAATATTTACAAAGAGATCTCTATCATGCGTGCCGTTTATTTGCGGGCAGAAAAAGCGGGGTCTGGGGCATCGCTCAAGCAGCTCATGACAGACGTCATTTGCGAAGAAGGATACGACAACGTAGAAAGGGATCTTATTCGGCTTTGGAGTGCGGTCGACGATGGTGCAGAAGGAAACGAAATGATCGAACGCATTCGCGCTCGGGCACATGTCCCGGCCGTTGAAAACTTGCTGAAGAAAAAGCGAGACATTAGCGAGTACGTCGTTAACGCCGAAAAATATCAGACATAA
- a CDS encoding 3-ketoacyl-ACP reductase, whose translation MQSITGKTALITGAGRGIGRALAHAFAREGVHVALMGRTRANVENVENELSEFDVKTVSVQADVSDGEEVKEAVQSVKDALGEIDILVNNAGIGKFGRFLDLSEDDWRSVWDVNVMGIYHVIQAVLPEMIERQAGEIVNISSTSGLRGTEGSSAYSASKFAVHGLTESLMREMRRENIRVQAISPSKVITDFASEHNLSDGTEDREHFMQAEDLADVVISQLKLHPRMFVKNAELWATNPK comes from the coding sequence ATGCAATCGATCACAGGGAAGACAGCGTTAATCACCGGAGCGGGACGTGGCATCGGGCGCGCACTTGCCCATGCGTTTGCCCGCGAAGGCGTTCACGTTGCATTGATGGGCAGAACACGCGCAAACGTGGAAAATGTGGAAAATGAGTTGAGCGAATTCGATGTGAAAACGGTAAGTGTTCAAGCGGATGTTTCTGATGGAGAAGAGGTAAAGGAAGCCGTTCAAAGCGTGAAAGACGCGCTCGGGGAGATCGACATATTAGTGAATAATGCCGGTATCGGCAAGTTTGGGCGTTTTCTCGACCTGAGTGAAGACGACTGGCGGAGCGTCTGGGATGTGAATGTCATGGGAATTTATCATGTCATTCAAGCCGTGCTGCCGGAAATGATCGAGCGGCAGGCCGGAGAAATTGTCAACATTTCTTCGACGTCCGGTCTCCGCGGCACCGAGGGATCCAGCGCGTACAGTGCTTCAAAATTCGCGGTACATGGGCTTACCGAATCATTAATGAGAGAAATGCGAAGAGAGAATATCCGTGTCCAAGCGATCAGCCCAAGTAAAGTGATCACCGATTTTGCCTCCGAACACAACTTAAGCGACGGAACGGAAGATCGCGAACACTTTATGCAAGCGGAAGACTTGGCGGATGTGGTCATCTCGCAACTGAAACTACACCCGCGCATGTTCGTGAAAAATGCTGAGCTGTGGGCGACGAATCCGAAATAG
- a CDS encoding GNAT family N-acetyltransferase gives MNIRMLEEKDAEPYRSLRLAALKESPEAFLMTYDEEIRKEDPIANIAARLGKSDVFTFGAFVGEELAAVTTLELESPIKISHKGNILAMYVAKDHRGTRLGQKLLEAVMEKVKERGLEQLQLSVIEENISARRLYESVGFQTYSIEKQAFKLGERYWNEYNMVKFL, from the coding sequence TTGAATATCCGAATGCTCGAAGAAAAAGATGCGGAGCCGTACCGCTCGTTACGATTAGCTGCCTTGAAGGAATCCCCGGAAGCGTTTCTGATGACGTATGATGAAGAAATACGAAAGGAAGACCCCATCGCCAATATTGCGGCACGTCTGGGAAAATCTGACGTATTTACTTTTGGAGCGTTCGTAGGCGAGGAGCTGGCAGCTGTCACTACCCTGGAACTTGAATCCCCAATAAAAATTAGCCATAAGGGAAATATCCTTGCCATGTATGTGGCAAAAGATCATCGAGGGACAAGATTGGGTCAAAAACTCCTGGAAGCGGTAATGGAAAAAGTGAAAGAACGCGGACTGGAACAGCTGCAGCTTTCCGTTATAGAAGAAAACATATCGGCACGCCGACTATACGAATCGGTTGGTTTTCAAACATATAGCATCGAAAAACAGGCGTTTAAACTGGGAGAACGATACTGGAATGAATATAACATGGTCAAATTTTTGTAA
- a CDS encoding NRDE family protein, which yields MCLINFHWQEHANYPLIIAANRDEFYERPTAPAHFWEDAPDLLAGRDLLQQGTWLGITKQGKFAALTNFRDPQHMTPGKVSRGAIVGQFLTEDWSPREFVEALRKNKDDYTGFNVFVGTLNELYHYNNVYDEITKIKPGTHGLSNDTLNTPWPKVVKGKRLLHARTAQTNDIDTDKLFHMLYDTDEAPDEALPSTGVDWDFEKKLSPPFIHTGNYGTRASTVLLIDKAHRVTFIERTFNEGEFRDEKTFSFHIT from the coding sequence ATGTGCTTAATCAATTTCCATTGGCAAGAACATGCGAATTACCCACTTATTATCGCGGCAAATCGGGATGAATTTTACGAACGGCCGACCGCGCCTGCCCATTTCTGGGAGGACGCACCGGACCTTTTGGCGGGCCGTGATCTATTGCAGCAGGGAACATGGCTCGGCATCACGAAACAAGGAAAATTCGCGGCCTTAACGAATTTTCGCGATCCGCAACACATGACGCCGGGTAAAGTCTCCCGAGGCGCAATCGTAGGGCAATTTTTAACAGAGGACTGGTCACCACGGGAGTTTGTGGAAGCTTTGCGAAAAAATAAAGACGATTACACCGGCTTCAATGTATTCGTCGGAACCCTAAATGAACTTTATCATTACAACAACGTTTACGATGAAATCACCAAAATCAAACCCGGAACACACGGATTGAGCAATGATACCTTAAATACGCCTTGGCCAAAAGTCGTCAAAGGCAAACGATTATTGCATGCCCGCACCGCGCAAACAAATGATATAGACACAGACAAACTATTTCACATGCTTTACGATACAGATGAGGCCCCGGACGAAGCCTTGCCGTCCACCGGCGTTGATTGGGACTTTGAAAAAAAACTATCCCCGCCGTTTATTCATACCGGCAATTACGGCACACGCGCCTCAACCGTGCTGCTTATCGATAAGGCACACCGGGTCACGTTCATCGAGCGAACGTTTAATGAAGGTGAATTTAGAGACGAAAAAACATTCTCTTTTCATATTACGTAA
- a CDS encoding CoA-acylating methylmalonate-semialdehyde dehydrogenase yields the protein MMTDVKSMRNSINGEWVDSEGGVTESVPNPATGETIANVPISTAADVDRAAEAAKEAYESWSLVPVPDRARYMFKYLQLLNENREELGEIITLENGKTLKDAHGEVQRGIEVVELATSAPNLMMGDALPQIARGIDGSVWRYPLGVVAGITPFNFPMMVPLWMFPLAIACGNTFILKTSERTPLLAERLVELFYDAGFPKGVLNLVHGAKDVVNRVLTQPDIEAISFVGSEPVAKHVYETGTAHGKRVQALAGAKNHAVVMPSSHMEKTIEGVIGSAFGSSGQRCMACSVVAVVDDIADEFMEKLTSATKELQVGDGRYEENFVGPVIREAHKERVLGYIDQGVQEGADLVVDGRDKGAAKEQGYYVGATIFDHVNTDMTIWKDEIFAPVLSVVRVRDLDEAIEVTNSSRFANGAVIYTSNGKEAQTFRDRIDAGLIGVNVNVPAPMAFFAFAGNKASFYGDLGTNGKDGVQFYTRKKVVTERWY from the coding sequence ATGATGACGGATGTGAAATCAATGCGCAACTCGATCAACGGTGAATGGGTAGATTCGGAGGGTGGTGTGACAGAATCGGTGCCGAACCCTGCGACTGGGGAAACGATCGCCAATGTGCCGATCTCAACGGCGGCGGATGTGGATCGTGCGGCGGAAGCCGCGAAAGAAGCTTACGAAAGCTGGTCGCTGGTGCCGGTACCTGATCGGGCGCGTTACATGTTCAAGTATCTGCAGCTTTTGAACGAAAACCGGGAAGAACTTGGGGAAATCATCACCCTGGAAAATGGAAAGACGCTAAAAGATGCCCACGGCGAAGTGCAAAGGGGCATCGAAGTCGTCGAACTTGCCACATCGGCGCCTAATTTGATGATGGGAGACGCGTTGCCGCAAATTGCTCGCGGCATTGATGGCTCAGTTTGGCGCTATCCCCTCGGTGTCGTTGCAGGGATTACACCGTTTAATTTTCCGATGATGGTGCCCTTGTGGATGTTCCCGCTAGCAATCGCTTGCGGTAATACGTTTATTTTGAAAACATCAGAGCGAACACCGTTGTTGGCGGAGCGACTTGTGGAATTGTTTTATGATGCGGGATTTCCGAAAGGCGTGTTAAACCTCGTTCACGGCGCAAAAGATGTCGTCAACCGTGTATTGACGCAGCCAGATATCGAGGCGATTTCGTTCGTTGGTTCCGAACCTGTCGCCAAACACGTCTATGAAACCGGCACCGCCCATGGCAAGCGTGTGCAAGCATTGGCCGGAGCAAAAAATCACGCGGTCGTCATGCCGAGCAGTCATATGGAAAAAACGATCGAAGGCGTCATCGGCTCTGCGTTCGGAAGCAGCGGACAACGATGCATGGCCTGCTCTGTTGTAGCTGTTGTGGATGACATTGCCGATGAATTTATGGAGAAGCTCACTAGCGCAACGAAAGAGCTGCAAGTCGGGGATGGCAGATACGAAGAAAACTTCGTCGGACCGGTCATTCGGGAGGCGCATAAAGAGCGAGTGCTCGGATATATCGACCAAGGCGTTCAGGAAGGCGCGGATCTCGTCGTTGACGGACGTGATAAAGGAGCAGCGAAAGAACAAGGCTATTATGTCGGCGCCACCATCTTTGACCATGTGAATACTGACATGACCATTTGGAAAGATGAAATTTTCGCGCCGGTGCTTAGCGTTGTGCGCGTCCGTGACCTTGATGAGGCAATTGAGGTAACGAACAGCTCCCGGTTCGCAAATGGAGCAGTCATTTATACGTCAAACGGTAAAGAGGCGCAAACGTTTCGCGACCGTATTGATGCCGGTTTGATCGGCGTCAACGTCAACGTTCCCGCGCCAATGGCCTTCTTCGCCTTCGCAGGTAACAAAGCGTCCTTTTATGGAGACTTGGGCACGAACGGCAAAGACGGCGTGCAGTTTTATACGAGGAAGAAAGTCGTTACGGAGCGTTGGTACTAA
- a CDS encoding enoyl-CoA hydratase/isomerase family protein, whose protein sequence is MTNEVTFSTNRKGLATITLNRPKALNSLTLDMIVAIGEQLDAWREDPAVQVIIMDGAGEKGFCAGGDIKTLSEAQNGGNSFDKAREFFKEEYRVDLMVKEYPKPIVACLDGVVMGGGVGLTQGASHRIVTSRTKWAMPEMNIGFFPDVGAVHLLNQAPGHAGRYLALTSATIKAADVLYIGAAEHYVSELTGLLDQLHEIDWVNETDPTGKLDALLDEAGSTPEKEATLASMQDDIDHYFNADTIESIVEKLSSGDDAFVAETRETLLSKSPVSEKVTLKHMIDSESKSLAETLEMDLVIAVNFLEHDDFYKGVEAVIFKKNQSPDYTYKNLEDISDAMVKRFFEAS, encoded by the coding sequence ATGACAAACGAAGTTACATTTTCAACAAACCGAAAAGGGTTGGCAACAATCACATTAAATCGGCCAAAAGCACTGAATTCATTGACGCTTGACATGATTGTCGCGATTGGAGAACAACTGGACGCTTGGCGGGAAGACCCGGCCGTTCAAGTGATTATCATGGACGGCGCCGGAGAAAAAGGTTTCTGCGCCGGCGGTGACATCAAGACTTTATCGGAAGCACAAAACGGCGGTAATTCCTTCGATAAGGCAAGAGAATTTTTCAAGGAAGAATATCGAGTGGATCTGATGGTGAAGGAATACCCGAAGCCGATCGTCGCCTGTCTTGATGGCGTTGTCATGGGCGGCGGTGTTGGCCTCACGCAAGGGGCAAGCCATCGCATCGTGACCTCGCGCACAAAATGGGCGATGCCGGAGATGAACATCGGCTTCTTCCCGGACGTGGGTGCCGTTCACCTTTTGAACCAGGCACCGGGGCATGCCGGGCGTTATCTTGCCTTGACATCGGCGACCATAAAAGCGGCGGATGTGCTCTATATTGGGGCGGCCGAGCATTACGTCTCGGAATTGACGGGCTTACTTGATCAGTTGCATGAGATCGATTGGGTGAACGAAACGGATCCAACAGGCAAGCTGGATGCCTTGCTTGACGAAGCGGGAAGCACGCCAGAAAAAGAAGCGACCCTTGCTTCCATGCAAGACGATATCGATCATTATTTTAACGCAGACACGATCGAATCTATTGTGGAAAAATTGTCGAGCGGAGACGACGCATTTGTAGCAGAAACGCGCGAAACATTGCTGTCAAAATCACCGGTGTCCGAAAAAGTAACATTAAAACACATGATCGACAGTGAAAGTAAATCCCTCGCCGAAACGTTAGAAATGGACCTCGTCATTGCTGTGAACTTTTTGGAGCACGACGATTTCTACAAAGGCGTGGAGGCGGTTATTTTCAAGAAAAACCAAAGCCCGGACTACACGTACAAAAACTTGGAAGATATTTCAGACGCGATGGTGAAACGATTTTTTGAAGCTTCATAG
- a CDS encoding enoyl-CoA hydratase-related protein, giving the protein MTSYKYVNVSTESFVTTVEIDHPPANTLSPDSINELRGVFKTLSNDSDTRAIVLTGAGRFFVAGADIKKFTEAFDDAAKAEAIAKAGQDLCEEIEQSKKPVIAAINGAALGGGLEVAMACHYRFAAEDAVLGLPELNLGLIPSFGGTQRLRRYLGSARAMEYILTSKNMKASEAADLGLVQRIVPGESARADAYAFAEQLIEGKSMASVERAVAAIMNGIDGSAEDSLELERQFFGELFCSDDGKEGVQAFIDKRTPDFRHS; this is encoded by the coding sequence ATGACGAGCTACAAATATGTAAACGTATCCACAGAATCTTTTGTCACGACGGTAGAAATCGATCATCCCCCGGCAAATACACTGTCACCGGACTCGATCAATGAGTTGCGGGGTGTCTTTAAGACACTGTCAAACGATTCAGACACGAGGGCGATCGTTTTGACAGGTGCCGGACGCTTTTTCGTCGCAGGCGCTGACATTAAAAAATTCACGGAAGCCTTCGATGATGCAGCGAAAGCAGAAGCCATCGCCAAGGCAGGCCAAGACCTTTGCGAAGAGATCGAACAGTCAAAAAAACCGGTCATTGCCGCCATTAACGGCGCGGCTTTAGGAGGGGGGCTTGAAGTAGCCATGGCCTGCCACTATCGCTTCGCTGCCGAGGATGCCGTCCTCGGGTTGCCGGAACTCAACCTCGGCCTCATTCCTTCTTTCGGCGGGACGCAACGCTTGCGCCGATACTTAGGATCGGCAAGGGCCATGGAATATATTTTGACGAGCAAGAACATGAAAGCAAGCGAAGCCGCTGATCTCGGCCTTGTCCAACGCATCGTTCCGGGCGAATCCGCGCGTGCGGACGCATACGCTTTTGCTGAGCAACTGATCGAAGGAAAAAGCATGGCGAGCGTCGAGCGGGCAGTTGCAGCGATCATGAATGGGATTGATGGTTCAGCGGAAGACAGTTTGGAACTTGAACGGCAATTCTTTGGCGAGCTCTTTTGCAGCGATGACGGAAAAGAAGGCGTTCAGGCGTTTATCGACAAACGCACACCGGATTTTCGACATTCATAG